The Candidatus Desulfofervidus auxilii DNA segment GGGATGACCATGGAAAAAGTCTGTTCTTTCTCTTCTAAATTGGCTTTAAATAATCCTTTTTCCAACCAATACTGATACCACTTTTCTTCTACTTTTTTTGGATTATAACCTTTATCCAGCAATTTAATGGCCATTTCCCCTTCCTTTATTTTAAATTAACGCACGCATTGTTAACACAACTAGGCTCTCAGTGTCAAGAAAAGCCTTAGTCCCAAAATCCGCTAATTACTAATCTTACCATCTTTGCGCCTAGCAACGCAAGGCCAAGCCCTTTCAGGGTGGCTTTCGTCAGTCTTGATGCCACTTCGCAATCTGCTTTTTAAAAGGTAGAGTTGGTTGAAAGGGGGAAAATGTCTTATATTCTGTGTCAACTAAAAATTTACCATAGGAGACATTCTTTTGACAGTAAAGGGATAACCTAGGCTCATTGAAAATTCCCTTATTTTTATTAAACTTTTCTATATCCTGCCTTACTAAAGATAAAAGACATAGCCATGATAGATGAGCTAAACATAAATTTTTGCCCTCACCTAAACATAATCACAGGTGAGACTGAGTAGATTGCAGCCTTTGCAGACAGGCCCTTTTTTGTTAAAAAGGAGATGGAGGATAAAAGGACAGTTACAAGGGTAAAGGTGCTAAAGGGAGATGAGAGGATAGAAGAGATTGTAAGAATGCTAGGGGATGGTAATGCAGCAAGGGAGATGCTATATTTAAAAACTTAATGAAATACGATTCTTAAATGAGATATAAAGAATTTGGCTTTAAAAGCTTTGGTGAGTATATAGAACACTTTTTTAATACATTATTGCCTACTAATAAAACCTACGAATATTTTGTTGATTGGGCTAAAGTTAAAGCTTCTGTCCAAAAATATTTGAATGAAGTTTCCCTTATAAATTCACTTACTAGATTAAAAAGAGAACAAAGGATAATGCATTTAAAAAGATTATTAGCAGAATATCCACGAATTATTGAGGTTATACCCATGCTGATAGCCGAAAGAACCAAGAGTGGGAAAATAGACATATATGACCCAGAATTTGATGACTTTATAGATTTCGACTTTCACCCTTCACAGGTAAATGATGATATAATATCTAAAATATCTAAATTTTGTGATAAAACGGGAATTATAGACCTATTTGGACAGATAAAGGATGTTCACGATTATTTGGTAGGTGTAGAAACTGGGCTAGATTCCAATGCCCGCAAAAATAGGAGTGGGGATATTTTTCAAAATATGGTTCAAGAAAAGGTCAGAAGGTTACTACATTCAAGGTATAGCATTGTTAACAATGACCCCAATTTTTCTCTATATAAAAAGCTAGCAAAGAGATATGGCAAGGCAAAAACACATGATATTGTGGTTTATGAAGGTAATAAGCCGCTATTGGTTATAGAATGCAATTTTTATAATGTATCAGGGAGTAAACCAATATCAATAGCAGAAAGTTATCCAGAAATGTCTAGAGTAGCCAAACAATGTGGAGTGGAATTTCTATGGGTTACAGATGGACCAGCATGGCACAAAATGAAAGAACCCTTATTAAGGGCAATGAAAGAAATGGACTGGGTAGTCAACTTTAAAATGTTAAGGAATATTAGGGTTGTTCTTAAATAATAACCCAGATCTTACACTTTGGCTTCGGATGGAGTATAAAAGGACATAATGAAAAAGAAGGCCGTTATATCAAATGCAAATAAGGAAGTAGTCTGTCCTATTTGCAAGAAGAGATTAAAAGGAAATCTTGGGGAACATATAAGGAAATTACATGGCGATGAGGAATTTGAAAGGGCGGTATTAAAGGCCAAAGAAAGCGGAATGCCAGACCCAGAAATTGGAATGATATTTAACGTTACCTTTAAGCAGATTGAAAAAATAATAACAGAAAGATATGGAGTTAATATTTCAGTTCTTAAAAGACCAAAGAATATAAAATATTGGGCACCTAAGGACTTTAAAGAAGAAACCACAACTGTGTGGAGTTTTAAACGTAGGGGTGATTGGGCAACTCACGACGGAAGGTACCGAGGGAATTGGTCTCCTTACATTCCACGAAATGTGATACTAAAATACTCCAAACCCGGAGAGACAGTTTTAGATTACTTTGTGGGGAGTGGTACTACAGCAGTAGAGGTAAAGCTGTTAGGGCGCAAATGTATTGCAAGAGACATTAACCCTGCTTGTATAGGATTAACCTTAGAAAACTTAAACTTTAAGGTCCCTGAAAAACCCTTTAAAAAGGAGCCTTACCCTACTTATGAACCCGATGTCTCTATAGGTGATGCAAGATGTTTATCAGATATAGGGAATAATGAAATTGACCTAATTTGTGCCCATCCACCATATGCAGGGATAATAAGTTACAGCTCAAAGGTTGAAGGGGACTTATCTAGACTTTCTATCAAAGAGTTTCTTGAAGAAATGGGGAAGGTAGCCCGTGAAAGTTATCGTGTTCTTAAGCCAGGGAGTAAGTGTGCCATATTGATAGGTGATACAAGAAAGAAAAAACATGTAATTCCCATAGGATTTCAGACAATTAATGTATTTTTGAATGAAGGGTTTAAATTAAAAGAATTGGTCATCAAACGCCAACATAATTGTAAGACTACCGGATTTTGGTATGAAAAAAGTATAAAATATAACTTCCTGCTTTTAGCCCATGAGTACTTACCAATCTTTGAAAAACCAAAATTATCTACTTCTACAGTTATAAAAGAAGAACAGGCAAGCTACGGTTTGGTCCTTTCTCACATTAAAAAGCCTTCCATAAAAAGAAAGTTGAACAAATTTGAGACGACAACAGTATGGATATTTCCTAAAGCAGAGCTTGAAGAGCAATTAAATAAAAACGTCATTGAGAGATATGCCAATAAGAATGGATACTTAATTTCAACATTTGTTGCTCCATATAAAAATGAGTTATTTATAAGCAGAAAAAACAAAAATAAGTTTAACCTCCTATTTATAAAATCACCCTTTTTAGGCTATAATCCTTCGAAGTCAGATATTGAGTGCTTTTTAAAAGAGATAAAAAACGTTGTACAACAAAAATTGTCAGCCCTAAACATAGGGGGATTTTTGGCAATACAAGTAAGGGATGTAAGGATGAATGGTTATATAGAGCCTATTGGTAAAAAGATAGTAGACCTATTAACTTTCAACAATTTATGGCTTAAAGAAATAGTAGTTGTTACCGAACAAGAACAAAAACTTAAGAATATGACAGAAGGAAATAAGAGTTTAAGAATTGTGCATCAGTATCTGCTTATTTATGAAGTAATAAGTGAAAAATCCAATTAAATTATTGAAAGTAATCTATTATCTCCTATCATCATACAAAATAAGGTGTGTAAAATCTGCTTTGGAAGCAGGACTCCGTCAAAGTCAGGAAATAATTTGTTTTTTAACAGATATTAAAACCCTCATTTAAAGAGACTAAGCAATGAGTTTAAACTCCTCTATGGTCATCCCGTAGTTTTAGTAGAGACTTTAGGAGATATTAAAGAGATTTGGTGCTAGAAGAGAT contains these protein-coding regions:
- a CDS encoding DpnII family type II restriction endonuclease, translated to MRYKEFGFKSFGEYIEHFFNTLLPTNKTYEYFVDWAKVKASVQKYLNEVSLINSLTRLKREQRIMHLKRLLAEYPRIIEVIPMLIAERTKSGKIDIYDPEFDDFIDFDFHPSQVNDDIISKISKFCDKTGIIDLFGQIKDVHDYLVGVETGLDSNARKNRSGDIFQNMVQEKVRRLLHSRYSIVNNDPNFSLYKKLAKRYGKAKTHDIVVYEGNKPLLVIECNFYNVSGSKPISIAESYPEMSRVAKQCGVEFLWVTDGPAWHKMKEPLLRAMKEMDWVVNFKMLRNIRVVLK
- a CDS encoding DNA methyltransferase, which encodes MKKKAVISNANKEVVCPICKKRLKGNLGEHIRKLHGDEEFERAVLKAKESGMPDPEIGMIFNVTFKQIEKIITERYGVNISVLKRPKNIKYWAPKDFKEETTTVWSFKRRGDWATHDGRYRGNWSPYIPRNVILKYSKPGETVLDYFVGSGTTAVEVKLLGRKCIARDINPACIGLTLENLNFKVPEKPFKKEPYPTYEPDVSIGDARCLSDIGNNEIDLICAHPPYAGIISYSSKVEGDLSRLSIKEFLEEMGKVARESYRVLKPGSKCAILIGDTRKKKHVIPIGFQTINVFLNEGFKLKELVIKRQHNCKTTGFWYEKSIKYNFLLLAHEYLPIFEKPKLSTSTVIKEEQASYGLVLSHIKKPSIKRKLNKFETTTVWIFPKAELEEQLNKNVIERYANKNGYLISTFVAPYKNELFISRKNKNKFNLLFIKSPFLGYNPSKSDIECFLKEIKNVVQQKLSALNIGGFLAIQVRDVRMNGYIEPIGKKIVDLLTFNNLWLKEIVVVTEQEQKLKNMTEGNKSLRIVHQYLLIYEVISEKSN